The DNA segment GTCGATTTGTAGATGTGAGAAAGGTGGTCGTTTAATATGGAAATTAAACCAATTACAACTTATACAGGTAAAGTTGTCCCCCTATTTCACGATAATATTGATACAGACCAAATTATTCCTAAAGTCCATTTAAAACGTATTTCGAAATCAGGGTTTGGACCATTCGCTTTCGATGAATGGCGCTATTTGGAAGATGGCACTGATAATCCAGAATTTAATCCGAATAAACCAGAGTATAGAGATGCGACAATATTGATTACAGGCGATAACTTTGGTTGTGGTTCTAGCCGTGAACACGCAGCTTGGGCATTAAAAGATTACGGCTTTGACATCATCATTGCGGGTAGCTTTAGTGATATCTTCTACATGAATTGCACTAAAAATGCAATGCTTCCAATCGTGTTAGATAATCATGTTCGAGAA comes from the Staphylococcus hsinchuensis genome and includes:
- the leuD gene encoding 3-isopropylmalate dehydratase small subunit; amino-acid sequence: MEIKPITTYTGKVVPLFHDNIDTDQIIPKVHLKRISKSGFGPFAFDEWRYLEDGTDNPEFNPNKPEYRDATILITGDNFGCGSSREHAAWALKDYGFDIIIAGSFSDIFYMNCTKNAMLPIVLDNHVREYLAQAKSITVDLPNQTVFTDEHSYKFDIDETWKNKLIQGLDDIAVTLEYEDKIKSFEKNHSFMQN